One Glycine soja cultivar W05 chromosome 2, ASM419377v2, whole genome shotgun sequence genomic region harbors:
- the LOC114387103 gene encoding ribosome biogenesis protein BRX1 homolog 1-like, translating into MGKKRKHSETTHDEAQPQKEDVTPERPARTLLGWKDKNEVTNEVEDNSPIFRNREKVLVTCSRRINYRYRHLMLNVVSLLPHCKKENKVESKETKGATLNELVELKNCSSCLFFECRKQKDLYLWIAKCPNGPSVKFLVSAVHTMEELKLTGNQLKGSRPILTFSANFEKDAHWKLLKEMLLQIFETPKDLRRTKPFHDHVFVFSIVDDHIWFRNYQISVPHNESDKLPRGGLDKMSMIEVGPRFCLNPIKIFGGSFGGPTLYENPFYVSPNQIRTLDKRKKAGKFAKKVKAKTRRKMHEMSNPLEPDEFADM; encoded by the exons ATGGGGAAGAAGAGAAAGCACAGTGAGACAACTCATGATGAGGCACAGCCCCAAAAGGAAGATGTCACTCCAGAGAGACCAGCTAGGACCCTTTTGGGGTGGAAGGATAAGAATGAAGTCACTAATGAAGTTGAGGATAATTCACCTATATTTAGGAACAGAGAGAAGGTATTGGTCACTTGCTCTAGGCGCATTAATTACAG GTACCGACATTTGATGTTGAATGTGGTGTCACTTTTGCCTCATTGCAAGAAGGAAAACAAGGTTGAATCAAAGGAAACTAAAGGCGCCACCCTGAACGAGCTTGTTGAGCTAAAAAATTGTTcctcttgtttattttttgag TGCAGGAAGCAAAAAGATCTTTATCTCTGGATAGCAAAATGCCCCAATGGCCCATCTGTAAAATTTTTAGTTAGTGCTG TGCACACAATGGAGGAATTGAAGCTAACTGGAAATCAACTAAAAGGTTCTCGTCCTATTTTGACATTTTCAGCAAATTTTGAAAAGGATGCACATTGGAAACTGCTAAAGGAGATGTTGTTACAG aTATTTGAAACACCAAAGGACCTAAGAAGGACTAAGCCATTCCATGATCACGTTTTTGTTTTCTCAATAGTTGATGACCATATATGGTTTCGGAATTACCAG ATCTCTGTTCCTCATAATGAGTCAGACAAATTACCTAGAGGAGGCCTTGATAAAATGTCTATGATCGAG GTTGGTCCGCGATTCTGCTTGAacccaattaaaatatttggtgGAAGTTTTGGAGGCCCAACTTTATATGAGAATCCATTCTATGTGTCCCCAAATCAG ATTCGAACTTTGGATAAAAGGAAGAAGGCTGGCAAGTTC